A genome region from Pseudomonas pergaminensis includes the following:
- a CDS encoding YebG family protein, translated as MAVETLYRSTRDLETTFVDRKLADAHDQMLELAESLMDVLLKNVEGLTEKQAEDAGIFMAKNRAAFAAAFKNNASALAEIGQPEAE; from the coding sequence ATGGCTGTTGAAACCCTGTATCGCAGTACCCGCGACTTGGAGACTACATTCGTGGATCGCAAACTAGCCGACGCACACGACCAGATGCTTGAGCTGGCAGAGTCTCTGATGGATGTCCTGTTGAAAAACGTGGAAGGCTTGACTGAAAAGCAGGCAGAAGACGCCGGTATTTTCATGGCCAAGAACCGCGCCGCCTTTGCAGCAGCGTTCAAGAACAACGCCAGCGCCCTGGCTGAGATCGGGCAGCCAGAGGCAGAGTAA
- a CDS encoding phosphate-starvation-inducible protein PsiE gives MKINWAERLRQNVHGLAESLGNLFVESFHYLALFAIGAVTAWAAVMEFLGMLENGHIKIDDILLLFIYLELGAMVGIYFKTNHMPVRFLIYVAITALTRLLISNVSHHNPPDIGIIYLCGGILLLAFAILVVRYASSAFPSVKVEGPRRKGEASLETEKGEL, from the coding sequence GTGAAGATCAATTGGGCCGAAAGGCTGCGCCAGAACGTACACGGGCTGGCCGAGTCCCTGGGCAATCTGTTCGTCGAGTCGTTCCACTACCTGGCGCTGTTCGCCATTGGTGCGGTGACCGCGTGGGCAGCGGTGATGGAGTTTCTGGGGATGCTCGAGAATGGGCATATCAAGATCGATGACATATTGCTGCTGTTCATCTACCTCGAATTGGGCGCGATGGTCGGGATTTACTTCAAGACCAACCACATGCCCGTGCGCTTTCTGATCTACGTGGCAATCACCGCGCTGACGCGCCTGCTGATTTCCAACGTGTCCCACCACAACCCGCCCGACATCGGCATCATCTACCTGTGCGGCGGGATTCTGCTGTTGGCGTTTGCGATCCTGGTGGTGCGCTATGCGTCTTCGGCGTTTCCCTCCGTGAAGGTCGAAGGCCCGCGTCGCAAGGGCGAGGCGAGCCTGGAAACCGAGAAGGGCGAGCTTTAA
- a CDS encoding DUF3509 domain-containing protein has translation MDNPFQIITDTFTPQYRVNLSIQRLDGSIMLTLSNDQGVVAKRMISAEQRNDPKRLKRLVQSIQFGIAIEQGHSAMEILAVMTDGDHKVLQRPPARSLPFSVGL, from the coding sequence ATGGACAATCCTTTTCAGATCATCACCGACACCTTCACCCCGCAATACCGCGTCAACCTGAGCATCCAGCGCCTGGACGGCAGCATCATGCTGACCCTCTCCAACGATCAAGGCGTGGTGGCTAAACGCATGATCAGCGCCGAACAACGCAATGATCCCAAGCGCCTGAAGCGCCTGGTACAGAGCATCCAATTCGGCATTGCCATCGAACAGGGCCACAGTGCCATGGAGATCCTGGCGGTGATGACCGATGGCGACCACAAAGTGCTACAGCGGCCGCCAGCCCGCTCCCTGCCCTTCAGCGTCGGCCTTTAA
- a CDS encoding serine/threonine transporter, with protein sequence MTDVRTPAAENPVAENTVTTGWTKHDTTWMLGLYGTAIGAGTLFLPINAGVGGFWPLIVLALLAFPMTFFAHRGLTRFVLSGKSGDITEVVEEHFGAGAGKLITLLYFFAIFPILLVYSVALTNTLGSFMEHQLHMTPPPRAILSLVLILGLMAIVRCGQSVIVKAMSVLVYPFVAALLLLAVSLIPNWNGAFFASAGEGMPLPIFFKTLWLAIPVMVFSFNHSPIISAFAVDQKRVYGAQAERKSSGILATAHGMMVLTVMFFCFSCVLALSPADLAAAKAQNISILSYLANHFQTPVIAYAAPLIALVAITKSFLGHYIGASEGFQGLIVKSLRGRNRSMSSKWLERCTALFMVLTCWAVATFNPSILGMIETMGGPIIACLLFLMPMYAIRRVSSLRQYSGQLSNVFVVVIGLIALSAIVFSVLP encoded by the coding sequence ATGACCGATGTACGTACACCTGCTGCCGAAAATCCTGTTGCAGAAAACACCGTGACCACCGGCTGGACCAAACACGACACCACCTGGATGCTGGGCCTCTACGGCACCGCCATCGGCGCAGGCACCCTGTTCCTGCCGATCAATGCCGGCGTCGGCGGTTTCTGGCCGCTGATCGTGCTGGCCCTGCTGGCCTTCCCCATGACCTTCTTCGCCCACCGTGGGCTGACGCGCTTTGTGTTGTCGGGCAAATCCGGCGACATCACCGAAGTGGTCGAAGAACATTTCGGCGCCGGTGCGGGCAAGCTGATCACCCTGCTGTATTTCTTCGCCATCTTCCCGATCCTGCTGGTGTACAGCGTGGCGCTGACCAATACCCTGGGCAGCTTCATGGAACACCAACTGCACATGACCCCACCGCCCCGGGCCATCCTGTCGCTGGTGCTGATCCTCGGCCTGATGGCCATTGTGCGCTGCGGCCAGAGCGTGATCGTCAAGGCCATGAGCGTGCTGGTGTACCCTTTCGTGGCCGCCCTGTTGCTGTTGGCCGTGAGCCTGATCCCCAACTGGAATGGCGCGTTCTTCGCCTCAGCTGGCGAAGGCATGCCACTGCCGATCTTCTTCAAGACGCTATGGCTGGCCATCCCGGTGATGGTGTTTTCCTTCAACCACTCGCCGATCATCTCCGCGTTCGCCGTCGACCAGAAACGCGTGTATGGCGCACAGGCCGAACGCAAAAGCAGCGGCATACTCGCCACCGCCCACGGCATGATGGTGCTGACTGTGATGTTCTTCTGCTTCAGCTGCGTACTGGCGCTGTCGCCAGCCGACCTGGCAGCGGCCAAGGCCCAGAACATCTCGATCCTGTCGTACCTGGCCAACCACTTCCAGACCCCGGTGATCGCCTACGCGGCGCCGTTGATCGCACTCGTGGCCATCACTAAATCCTTCCTCGGCCACTACATCGGCGCGAGTGAAGGTTTCCAGGGCCTGATCGTCAAATCCCTGCGCGGGCGCAATCGTTCGATGTCGTCGAAATGGCTGGAGCGCTGCACCGCGCTGTTCATGGTGCTGACCTGCTGGGCCGTGGCTACCTTCAACCCAAGTATCCTGGGCATGATCGAGACCATGGGCGGGCCGATCATCGCGTGCCTGTTGTTCCTGATGCCGATGTACGCGATCCGTCGCGTGTCATCTTTGCGCCAGTATTCGGGCCAGCTGTCGAACGTGTTTGTGGTGGTGATCGGCTTGATTGCGCTGTCTGCGATCGTTTTCTCGGTACTGCCCTGA
- a CDS encoding L-serine ammonia-lyase, with the protein MAISVFDLFKVGIGPSSSHTVGPMRAAATFAQALIDQQLLNDTRRVEVRLYGSLSATGIGHATDRACVMGLMGEWPDRVDPTSINARIQQLRESGRLLLAGQQDIAFNWKHDLLLLDESLPYHPNAMSLHAYGENGLLSEQTYYSVGGGFIIEAAEAASGIAPTSDVELPYDFSSAVELLALCNKHGLRVSELMMANERAWRSDADIRSGLLHIWSVMRECVEQGLRDEGILPGGLDVPRRAAKLHRSLLEIGKPNVITSTLSAMEWVNLFALAVNEENAAGGRMVTAPTNGAAGIIPAVLHYYMKFNADASDDDVVNFFLAAAAVGILCKKNASISGAEVGCQGEVGSACAMAAAGLADVLGATPEQLENAAEIGLEHNLGLTCDPVGGLVQVPCIERNAIAAVKAINATQMALRGDGKHFISLDRVIRTMRDTGADMHDKYKETSRGGLAVSWVEC; encoded by the coding sequence ATGGCTATCAGTGTTTTTGATCTATTCAAGGTGGGCATCGGCCCTTCCAGCTCCCATACCGTCGGCCCCATGCGAGCGGCCGCGACTTTTGCCCAAGCCCTGATCGACCAACAATTACTGAACGACACCCGCCGCGTGGAAGTGCGCCTGTATGGTTCGCTGTCCGCCACCGGTATTGGCCATGCCACCGACCGCGCTTGCGTGATGGGCCTGATGGGCGAATGGCCAGACCGGGTCGACCCCACCTCGATCAACGCACGCATCCAGCAACTGCGCGAATCCGGCCGACTGCTTCTCGCAGGTCAGCAGGACATTGCTTTCAACTGGAAGCACGACCTCCTACTGCTGGACGAAAGCCTGCCCTACCACCCCAACGCCATGTCCTTGCACGCCTACGGCGAAAACGGCCTGCTGAGCGAGCAAACCTATTACTCGGTGGGCGGCGGTTTCATTATCGAAGCTGCCGAAGCCGCCTCCGGCATTGCGCCGACCAGCGATGTTGAATTGCCCTACGACTTTTCCAGCGCCGTAGAACTGCTGGCCTTGTGCAACAAGCACGGCCTACGGGTTTCCGAGCTGATGATGGCCAACGAACGGGCTTGGCGCAGCGATGCCGACATCCGCAGTGGCCTGCTGCATATCTGGTCGGTGATGCGCGAATGCGTGGAGCAAGGCCTGCGCGATGAAGGCATCCTGCCGGGTGGGCTGGACGTGCCGCGCCGTGCGGCGAAATTGCACCGCAGCCTGCTGGAAATCGGCAAACCGAATGTCATCACGTCGACCCTGTCGGCCATGGAGTGGGTCAACCTGTTCGCCCTCGCCGTCAACGAAGAAAACGCAGCCGGTGGGCGCATGGTCACCGCACCGACCAACGGCGCTGCCGGGATCATCCCGGCCGTGCTGCATTACTACATGAAGTTCAACGCCGACGCGTCTGACGATGATGTAGTCAATTTCTTCCTGGCCGCGGCGGCAGTCGGCATTCTCTGCAAGAAAAACGCCTCGATCTCCGGTGCCGAAGTCGGCTGCCAGGGCGAAGTCGGTTCGGCCTGCGCCATGGCGGCTGCGGGTTTGGCCGATGTCCTCGGTGCCACCCCCGAGCAATTGGAAAACGCTGCCGAAATCGGCCTGGAGCACAACCTCGGCCTCACCTGCGACCCGGTCGGCGGCCTGGTGCAAGTGCCGTGCATCGAGCGTAACGCCATCGCGGCGGTCAAGGCGATCAACGCCACGCAAATGGCCCTGCGCGGTGACGGCAAGCACTTCATTTCCCTCGACCGGGTGATCCGCACCATGCGCGATACCGGCGCCGACATGCATGACAAATACAAAGAAACTTCACGGGGCGGCCTGGCGGTCAGCTGGGTGGAGTGCTGA